GACAATATTTTGCGGTTATTCAGAATCCTGTTAATGAAGAACTCACAATACGATATCTTATCACGCCTGAGGGGCCTGTCAGGCTCCGCATTTTTGACCTGAAAGGAAAAGTCCTTTTCGACATTCCCTCCCTCCGGCCTGTACAGGGAAGTCTCTATTCCATCAATCTCCGGGGTCTTGAGCCCGGCGTATATATCATAACGGCAACTGACAGGAAAGGGAAATACAGCAGAAAATTTATCAGAATGGCACAGTGAAAGTTTTGGAGAGGTCGAAAAACGAAATTTTTCAACATCCCCGGAAAGACTGAATTTTTTCCTTAAGCGGAAAATTAACCGCGGATATTGATATATTTACCGCCTGATTTTTAACCTATCATTCAATTTGGGAGGATATACCGGTGAATGCATTCTTTTCTTCAAGAGTTATATTGGGTTTTTCAATCTGTTTTCTTTCCTTTATTCATTCCGGCAATATTTTAGCTCAGAACGGACGGCGCATTCCTCCGGAAAAGCCAAAATTGATAGTGGGTATTACGGTAAGCCAGATGCGGTATGATTATATCTCCCGTTACTGGAACAAATTCGGGGATAATGGTTTTAAGAAACTGATAAATGATGGCGCGTTCTGCAGGAATGTGCGGTACAATTATCTCTTTACCCAGGCAGCGCCGGGAATGGCGACAATAGCCACCGGAGCCGTTCCTGCTGTGCATGGGATTATTGCCGATGAGTGGTACGATAAGGTGAAAAAGATTGCAGTAAAGGCAGCTGCTGATGAGAAAGTAAAAGCCCTGGGCGGAAGTTATGATATGGGTTTTTATTCACCTCATCGTGTTGTGTCGAGTACGGTTTCTGATGAACTTCGGTTTGCCAGTCCAGCGTCAAGAGTAATCAGTATTGCCCTCGATCCGGAGCCGGCTGTTCTGGCAGGAGGTCATTCTGCCAATGCAGCCTATTGGTTTGATCCATATAATGGAGGCTGGATGAGCAGTTCCTGGTATATGGACTCTTTGCCGCGGTGGGTTGCCGATTTCAACAAGAAAAAAATTGCTGATGTTTACCTTTCCGAAATGTGGAACCCGCTGCTTCCTCTTGACCAGTATTCCGAGAGTCTTCCGGACAGGAATGAATACGAAAAAGGTATTCAGGGCCAGATTGTCTTTCCGTATGACCTTAACAAGCTGACCCAGAAAAAGAAGGAGAGGAGAAACTATGATCTCCTGCGGTTTGTCCCTTCCGGAAATACGTATACGAAAGATTTTGCCATCAATGCCATCCTGAATGATTCGCTGGGAATGCGCTCTGTGACTGATATGCTTTATGTTACTTTTACTGTAACAGGTAATGCCGGTGTTTTATACGGAAACAAATCGGTGGAAATGGAAGACCTTTTTCTTCGTCTCGACAAAGACATAGCCCACTTCCTGAATTTTATCGATGAAACGCTCGGGAGAGAAAATGTGTTGGTTTTTCTTACAGCCGACCGGGGTATAGCTTATGTTCCTGGGTATCTTGAACAATCCAGAGTGCCCTCCGGTGTTTTTAACGCAAACCAGGCTATGGCACTGCTCTCCAGCTATCTGAACATCCTGTATGGCAAGGCAGACTGGATCAGTTATTACAAAAATCAGCAACTGTACCTGAACCAGCAGTTGATTGAAGACTCAAAGCTTTCGCTGGAGCAGTTTCAGACTACCGCTGCCAATTTTCTGGTTCAGTTTACCGGTGTGGCTAATGCAGTTACAGCTTCAACCCTGCAGCAATCCAATTTTACCAGCGGAATCCTCTGGAAAATACAGAACAATTACAATCAGAAGCGTTCGGGTGATGTAATTCTGCATCTCGAACCAGGGTGGATTGAAAAGACAGAAAATGCTACAGCAGCCAATTCTTCCTGGGCTTACGATTCTCATGTTCCGCTGATCTGGTATGGGTGGAAAATCCGGCGGCAGAACATCAACACCCTGTACGATCCAACCTGCATTGCTCCCACACTCTCCGTTTTTCTTGATATTATGTTTCCCAACGGCTCAGCAGGGAATACAATTATGGAACTCCTCCAGTAAGTAAGGCATATTGTT
This genomic interval from Bacteroidales bacterium contains the following:
- a CDS encoding alkaline phosphatase family protein, producing MGITVSQMRYDYISRYWNKFGDNGFKKLINDGAFCRNVRYNYLFTQAAPGMATIATGAVPAVHGIIADEWYDKVKKIAVKAAADEKVKALGGSYDMGFYSPHRVVSSTVSDELRFASPASRVISIALDPEPAVLAGGHSANAAYWFDPYNGGWMSSSWYMDSLPRWVADFNKKKIADVYLSEMWNPLLPLDQYSESLPDRNEYEKGIQGQIVFPYDLNKLTQKKKERRNYDLLRFVPSGNTYTKDFAINAILNDSLGMRSVTDMLYVTFTVTGNAGVLYGNKSVEMEDLFLRLDKDIAHFLNFIDETLGRENVLVFLTADRGIAYVPGYLEQSRVPSGVFNANQAMALLSSYLNILYGKADWISYYKNQQLYLNQQLIEDSKLSLEQFQTTAANFLVQFTGVANAVTASTLQQSNFTSGILWKIQNNYNQKRSGDVILHLEPGWIEKTENATAANSSWAYDSHVPLIWYGWKIRRQNINTLYDPTCIAPTLSVFLDIMFPNGSAGNTIMELLQ